In Deinococcus seoulensis, the following are encoded in one genomic region:
- a CDS encoding phage holin family protein: MEERKSMGGALVDVFDAGLTLVKSEINAVARKAGEIAKAKGIGAVLLLAATGPLILGLIFIILAVFYGLMRLGLGAWAAALIIALLSFVVTGALIFVGIKKLGAEVQMNEPRYRRPDDLSDRADHTDARPASGSNTDRDARNPSGPRVDIGRDASQHAAGENRVTRDGHGTATVRIEGGETTVPVYESKPGGEPANYGSGLNKQIDGSEAGEGHRGGGDHGHGHHDPNLQEPVVLKDAPGIPVSTAATFRDDMKKGGQS; this comes from the coding sequence ATGGAAGAACGCAAGAGTATGGGGGGCGCGCTGGTCGACGTGTTCGACGCTGGCCTGACCCTCGTGAAATCCGAGATCAACGCCGTTGCACGCAAAGCCGGAGAGATCGCCAAGGCCAAAGGCATCGGCGCCGTGCTGCTGCTGGCCGCCACCGGCCCGCTGATCCTGGGACTGATCTTCATCATCCTGGCGGTGTTCTACGGCCTGATGCGCCTGGGCCTGGGCGCCTGGGCCGCCGCGCTGATCATCGCCCTGCTGAGCTTCGTCGTGACCGGCGCGCTGATCTTCGTGGGCATCAAGAAACTCGGCGCGGAGGTCCAGATGAACGAACCCCGTTACCGCCGCCCCGACGACCTGAGCGACCGGGCCGACCACACCGACGCCCGGCCCGCCAGCGGCAGCAACACCGACCGCGACGCCCGCAACCCCAGCGGCCCCCGCGTTGACATCGGCCGCGACGCCAGCCAGCACGCCGCCGGTGAGAACCGCGTGACCCGCGACGGCCACGGCACCGCCACCGTCCGCATCGAGGGCGGCGAGACGACCGTTCCCGTGTACGAAAGCAAACCCGGCGGCGAACCCGCCAACTACGGCAGCGGCCTGAACAAACAGATCGACGGCAGCGAGGCCGGGGAAGGCCACCGTGGCGGCGGCGACCACGGCCACGGGCACCACGATCCGAACCTTCAGGAACCCGTGGTCCTGAAAGACGCGCCCGGCATTCCCGTCAGCACCGCCGCGACCTTCCGCGACGACATGAAAAAAGGAGGGCAGTCCTGA
- a CDS encoding Fur family transcriptional regulator, with protein MTATRSTRQRDVITRIMQAAPGPLAVADVHDRARSDLPGLGIATVYRTLKLLTEQGRIHPVILDGETLYEASGKGHHHHFSCQDCGRVFTLHTCPVALPSGTVYPGGFIVRAHEVTLYGQCPDCAARA; from the coding sequence ATGACCGCCACCCGCAGCACCCGCCAGCGCGACGTGATCACCCGCATCATGCAGGCCGCACCGGGACCACTGGCCGTCGCTGACGTGCACGACCGCGCGCGCAGCGACCTGCCGGGCCTGGGAATCGCCACCGTGTACCGCACCCTGAAACTCCTGACCGAACAGGGCCGCATCCACCCGGTCATCCTGGACGGCGAAACCCTCTACGAGGCCAGCGGCAAGGGCCACCACCACCACTTCTCCTGCCAGGACTGCGGCCGCGTGTTCACGCTGCACACCTGCCCGGTCGCGCTGCCCAGCGGCACCGTCTACCCCGGCGGGTTCATCGTGCGCGCCCACGAGGTCACGCTGTACGGGCAGTGCCCCGACTGCGCCGCCCGCGCCTGA